The following are encoded in a window of Deltaproteobacteria bacterium genomic DNA:
- a CDS encoding DUF374 domain-containing protein, with amino-acid sequence MMKLSRALRNLRFLLFEHVLLPPGVMAFRLLMRSWRAEGPDPAIIRQLAGQPRIIVLTCHGMLLHLPRFSRIAAEHGRRFVVMLSPSRDGRLLAAALQRLGVGHVRGTTRSRGVAGALELIERVKAGDVVVIAVDGPRGPNCVVQPGVLRLAAAAGAQVVLAVTSAGRGLTFGSWDRAHLPAPFARVQITLHLLPPPLMEKGAGALAFVQETLVAAGRALRSPVFPPP; translated from the coding sequence ATGATGAAGCTCAGCCGCGCGTTGCGCAACCTGCGCTTCTTGCTCTTCGAGCACGTTCTCCTGCCGCCCGGCGTGATGGCCTTTCGCCTGCTGATGCGCAGCTGGCGAGCTGAGGGGCCCGACCCCGCGATCATCCGTCAGCTGGCCGGCCAACCGCGCATCATCGTGCTGACCTGCCACGGCATGTTGCTTCATCTGCCGCGGTTCTCGCGGATCGCAGCCGAGCACGGCCGGCGCTTCGTGGTCATGCTCAGCCCAAGCCGCGACGGCCGGTTGCTGGCGGCGGCGTTGCAGCGCCTGGGTGTCGGACACGTGCGCGGTACGACCAGAAGTCGCGGGGTGGCGGGTGCGCTCGAACTGATCGAGCGTGTCAAAGCCGGCGACGTGGTGGTGATCGCGGTCGATGGGCCGCGCGGGCCCAACTGCGTGGTGCAGCCGGGCGTGCTGCGGCTGGCTGCCGCCGCCGGCGCGCAAGTGGTGCTGGCGGTGACGAGTGCCGGCCGCGGCCTCACCTTCGGCTCGTGGGACCGTGCTCACTTGCCCGCGCCGTTCGCCCGCGTTCAGATTACCCTCCATCTGCTGCCTCCGCCGCTCATGGAGAAAGGCGCGGGCGCACTCGCCTTCGTGCAAGAGACGCTGGTGGCCGCCGGGCGCGCGCTGCGCAGCCCGGTATTTCCACCACCATGA
- the waaF gene encoding lipopolysaccharide heptosyltransferase II — protein sequence MTPVEPARVLVKAVNWLGDLVISLPALKAVRRAFPQAHLAVLVKRELASFFDGSSWVDEVIPYALAAGLRGLGDRRRIIAGIRARAFGLAVILPKSFDAALWPAAGGVARRAGFASDARGWLLTDKVRLTPALLETHQVHLYLHMIRAALGIAGSATDYAPDVGEHNRAKMAAWLGEQRRRPRAALIALAVAAAYGPAKEWPSECFAELIDLLAERGQAECVLVGSPAERAKCEAVAAASRHGALVAAGTTNVGEAMALLSLCDGFAGNDSGSMHVAGALGIPTVGLFGSTNYERTGPLGPKAKAIYHQIECSPCLQRTCRFGHYRCLREIRPAEVAAALHDAGAPLHFSGVASPSPGGTV from the coding sequence GTGACGCCCGTAGAGCCGGCCAGGGTTCTGGTCAAAGCCGTCAACTGGCTGGGCGACCTGGTCATCAGTTTGCCCGCCCTCAAGGCGGTGCGCCGGGCTTTTCCGCAGGCACACTTGGCGGTGTTGGTGAAACGAGAGCTGGCCAGCTTCTTTGACGGCAGCAGCTGGGTCGACGAGGTGATTCCCTACGCGTTGGCGGCCGGGCTGCGCGGACTCGGCGACCGGCGCCGGATCATCGCCGGCATCCGCGCTCGCGCTTTCGGTCTCGCGGTGATCCTGCCCAAGAGCTTCGACGCGGCGCTGTGGCCGGCTGCGGGGGGGGTAGCGCGGCGGGCCGGTTTCGCCAGCGACGCCCGTGGCTGGCTGCTTACCGACAAGGTACGGCTGACGCCGGCACTGCTGGAGACGCATCAGGTCCATCTGTACCTGCATATGATCCGCGCTGCGCTCGGTATCGCCGGCTCCGCCACCGACTACGCCCCCGATGTCGGCGAGCATAATCGCGCCAAGATGGCGGCGTGGTTGGGCGAACAGCGGCGGCGCCCGCGCGCTGCTCTCATCGCGCTGGCGGTGGCGGCGGCGTACGGGCCGGCGAAGGAATGGCCCAGCGAGTGTTTTGCCGAGTTGATCGATTTGCTGGCCGAGCGCGGCCAAGCCGAATGCGTGCTGGTGGGCAGCCCGGCCGAGCGTGCCAAGTGTGAGGCGGTGGCGGCGGCGTCCCGGCACGGCGCTCTGGTGGCTGCCGGCACCACCAACGTCGGCGAGGCGATGGCCCTGCTGTCACTCTGCGATGGCTTTGCCGGCAACGACTCCGGCTCCATGCACGTCGCCGGCGCGCTCGGAATTCCCACCGTCGGCCTCTTCGGCTCGACCAACTACGAGCGCACCGGCCCGCTCGGGCCCAAGGCCAAAGCCATCTACCACCAGATCGAGTGTAGTCCGTGCTTGCAGCGAACTTGTCGCTTCGGCCACTACCGCTGCCTGCGAGAGATTCGGCCGGCGGAGGTAGCCGCCGCGCTGCATGACGCCGGCGCCCCGCTTCACTTCAGCGGCGTGGCTTCGCCGAGCCCGGGCGGCACGGTGTAG